In Amblyomma americanum isolate KBUSLIRL-KWMA chromosome 8, ASM5285725v1, whole genome shotgun sequence, the DNA window tttgagAGTcagatgcgacagcgtgttgaagCGTTGCCGtggggtgcacggaacgccatcgcccgttctgcgCGACGCGTgtcccgttggacaatttaaggaaaggatgcctgtctcacatatctcggtggacacccgtaccggaccgtaagggaaggaaaatgaaatgtaaatttgttttaaggaaaggaaatgacgcctgttaCAATTCTCGATGCACACCCGTACTGCGCCGCAAGGCAAGGaaaaggaggaggcggaggagtgcgaggaggaggatttttcgcggacggccaacgccgccgacgccgacttttctgcgacacgagctccttaacgctgtcgcgtcaataatttcgatcacctgcaaacctttaacgtgcacacaGACATTACACAgcccacgggtgcctttgcgacccatcgaaacccggccgccgcggtcgggttcgttcaagctgggaatcgaaccaggtccTTTGGCGGCGAGACGGGGAGGCTTCCACTCCGCGacgacggcttttttttttctttaatcccCTCCGCTACGGCGGCTCGACGCTTGAACATGAagacgcgtctagtgaatgcacgggtttcttggAAACTTCGAGATCATAGATAGATACTCAGGCAtgcatgagtaattatgagcacgCAAATTACAGACGTCAGAATTAAGCGAGTGTTATGCGTTTCCAGTAAAATTACTCCGTGCTTGGCGTAGAGTCGCAGCGTCATCCTCTAtcacccactgaaaccccccttcATCACGGACGGCGCTGGCCCTGCAGATCGCGCGCATATATTCTGAGTTAGCGCCTTCCCTGAACGCTGATGCGCCATCTAAATCAGCGGGTGCTCGACCACGATGTAACGCTACcgcgtttcactcttaaggcggagcttaagcgtctcccAAGTTTTTCTGTGCAGCttcaaaatgtttttttattgaaTTTTGAAAACAATTCAGTTTTTACTTCTCTCACGCCGCTTCGTAGAGAGTCGCGGTAGCGCTGGCGTCAAGGTCATTCTAGGGTTGCTGCACAGCCTTCGTCAGCAGTACAGAGCCGAAAGGTTTTGACTCTAGGCTATGCTTTTTGTCCTGTCACACGTCACTATCATCCCAAATCTCTTGAAATATAGCGTGACTCTCGTCCCCACCGCTCTGAACGTCAGGACTTCTATACTACAAGGGCCTCGCTGCATGATTTAGATCCGAACTTAGTGGGATCTCTACGTTCGACTAAGGCTGTACTTCATGGAAGAAGGAATGAACGTCGGATCTCTTACGTCCTTTTTATAGCTCGCATCCTGGGTTTTGCAATCTGCCCGGACAAGTCGGATAGCCGAGCAGTCCTGGCGGTTAGGCTTTCTCTTCTCCGGCGCGGCCACGAAGGAGATTGATACGCCTGATAAACGCAATGTCTGTGCGCATGCTTCGGCTGCGTCTTCAGCCATAACATTGAAGGAATGTAATCCAGATCAATGCTCAATGCCTGTGAGCGCGAACGATTCATAAGTCATTCGGGGACCAATCCTTTACGGTGTCCGATTTGCTGCGATGTAGGGGAGGTTTCGAACAGCAGTTAAGAAGCAGGCCGTCACTTTCCACAGCTTTATTTTTAAAAGAGTATTAGCCTTCGAGTGCATTTCTTGGCGCCGCACGAATCCGTAAGCGGACAGTGTTATGCTCCTCTATCGGTTACAGTGCAAACTGTGATAGGCTGTTTCGAAATTGTGCTAGCATTTTGGGGCGCATGGGATCAAATTTGACCTAGTTTATGCATTTCACTCCATTTCCTTCTGGCAAGCATAAGATACACATTAACCCAGTTTGGTTCAGTTAGTgcggtcggctactgagccggtgtacccggaTTCCTAGCCGGCCGCAGCGGCAGGGTTTCAATGGgagcggaacgcaaaaggcgcccgtgtgctctgcgaagTCAATGCGTGTGAAAGATCCGCGGGTAGTCCAAATTATTGCGAAGAAcccctactacggcacctctttcttcctttcttatttcactctttcctttatcccttcccttacggcgcgattcaggtgtccacctagatatgcgagacagtttctgcgcaatttcctttcctcaaaacaaatttgctattattattattattattattattattattattactattattattattattattattattatattattattattattattattattattattattattattattattattattattattattattattattattattattattattcaagcaACGACCCAAGATTACCTGCCTTTAGAGGATGTCAAAGATGAAGAAATtagctgaaaattgaaaatgaaaattggttcctgaggaaaggaaatgacgcagtaactgtctcagatctaggtggacacccggaTTAGTTCTCTCGATAGAAAAAGATCGTCTACTGTTCGcgataccccgccgcggtggctcggtggttactgCGCTCGActaccggtgatgcaatgggtacaagctttaccctggtctggtgctcggcttatttagggtgaaatgctttgaaaatgggtctttgactccaccttgagaaaaataaaataccttgtgtcatggcgctctttggccatagatgcccttgcgccataaaaatccgtcatcatcatcaccggctactgatccggagttcccgggttcgaacccgaacgcggcgactgcgtttcgatggaggcggaccactaaggtacccgtgtgctgtgcgatgtcagtgcacgttaaagatctccaggtggtcgaaattattccggagccctccactacggcacttctgtcttcctttcttgtttcacttcctcctttattccttcccttacggcgcggttcaggtgagagcatcgacagtgtcaccggctgtcgcgcacttacacggtcacaacgtgcaatgatcctccgcgcgcgcattggctgcgtatggcccggggaacgacgggtgcgtcacggaatcgcgacgagtgatgtgtgtgacggatgcggtgcagtggaaacactagaacacctgctccttcgctgttccgcgttcgccgatgctcgtcgcgatatgctcgcggcctatagggcgcagggcatactaccagactccatcaagacgctattgtggccgcagggcagcgcgcgcactcgtgagcgaactttggtgagcctctgtgcattcctcgaacacacgggcttgacgtcccgtctgttctccgtcaggtagttacacgcagtgaccgaacgctccgcgagttctaccttgaacgattaataactggacgccccactccagttgtaaccaacacagtgctgtgcgcgtgtgtgatttaattcctctaaaatgaactaatcacgcgcacaacctggacacatttcttattgtgtaaatagtttgtacatattacttctccccctatcctttattcctgttccctcacctctttcatttcatttcttcattctgcctgctgttctttattcccgctgccccagctcaggtgcttcagtgtcgatggcagatgccggggctagcaaaaatcttttccttcctttttaatattatttttaataaaaccactaccacccccaggtgtacgccgatatgtgagacagatgctgcaccatttcctttctccaaaaaccaattttcatttttgtttccactgTTCGCGACGTGGCGGCGCTGCTAGAAAAGACGCCATGtttaagcctgaggtcatcatcgTGTTTGATAGCGGCGATGCTACTCCTCTCGACATCTATCCCAGCAAAGCCGCAACAACTTCAAAAGGCATGAGCATGGAGACCACGGCGACTGGCTGTCAAGAACAAGATCCGGTGGTGCTGGACGTGGTCCCGCCGCCGAAGGCAGCGGGAAACCGAGCCGCCTCACCCGAGAAAAAGAGGTATCTGACTGACTTTTCGCATTGTTTGCGTGGTCGTAGTCGTTGGCAGTAGCCTAGCCGCTGCATGTGGCTAGGCCTAGAACGCGCCTGACTGTGCGATCACATGATGCACGCTGTGCGTGTCGCGCGAGCTCGTTCTGGgcctggtggtggtggaaacatttattgccaaataccgtgGGGGGAAAAGCCCCTAaaatggcacgaggcaacccttagggggctgcccttacagggcaaaggacagcccttggagggctatccacTTCAgagcgtcggtaattatccggcactggtcagcagcagcggagctggccaggagagcgtcccagtatgactccgccgtggtgggggatggagggtgtgggaaggcaggacatgtgaggaggacatgaaggaagtctcccggtttcccgcagagcttacaggaagaaaggaattgatcggggtagcgggcatgaaggagaatagggtagggagcagttcgcagttcgggtctggagtcggcgccaatGGAAGGCCTggattaaggttagggagggagccggcggtgcgtaaacgcgccgggtatctcggtagtaggcaagaatatctttgaacgtaagcaggcGCTctcgggatggcggaggaggtccaactccggcccggaaagtgagacctcgggagagggagtggacctcctcgttaccctcgaggcctgcgtgtgcgggggtccaggtaagggttacggggtgggtggggtgccagaagcgtggAAGCCGAGCCGTTGTGCGGGATATCAgacctttggcgaaattggatagggcggattttgagtcggagataattttggtggcagaggtggaggcaagagcgagtgcaatggccgcttcctctgcaatttccgatgagtctgtggtgacggatcctgatgcgattagtcgggcctgaaaattagcgacggcgagaaccatgcgggagcccgacgagtacgctgccgtgtccacgtaggctacctcggggcCTGGGCCAGCGTTCGCCTACCCGGGCAATAAACCGGTCGCTGGTCCTGCTTTGCTCAactcaacatggtgtcagaagtggtaTGCCTGACTTACTGTctgcctgatgcaactttgtgGACGGACAGCGTGTCGGGGTGAAGTTCCGCTTCCTGCTGACGAACGCTTTGGGCCTGCCTGATACTCTCAAGCGCTTTCTGAAGAGTAAGATCACGTTAAGTTGGTCTCGCTGACAATCTCTGGTCTTGAATTCTGACGACCggtctgtctcgaaccagttcctTTCGTACTCATAATTGTTGGAAAGCGTGTAAAGTGCAGTTACGGCCTTCCAGGGATTCGCCGTCGtttggaccctcgtgttgaagCGTTCCCGTTCAAAAAGGACGTTGCGCCGCggtatgaagtagctgtcgaactgctttaTGACGACTTCTAAGTTCTGAGCATTCtcaccggagagtttgaaggttgcgaaGACATCCTCGGCCTGGTCGCCCACTAAGTAAACGAGCGTGTCGACCTGGTGTGAccctgatttgtcgcagagaTCGGAAGCCAGGCAGAAACACTCGAACCACTTCCTCCAGTTCGGCCAGTAggcaggagtcgtgaagcagaaaccctcgggcggttgaatgacgaaggacgccatGTACCGGCCGCGTGgtccaggccgtagacgctgcAGTGACGTGTGCCACCGTCGATTGCTATTCGAGAGGACGCAGCCCTGGTTGGGCTTCCTGTGGGAATTgcgttacttctgacaccatgttgagtTGAGGAAAGCCGGACAAGCGACCGGTTTATTGCCCGGGCAGGCGAACGCTGGCCCAGGCCCAGAACGAGCTCGCGCGACACGTACAGCGTGCATCACGTGATCGCGCAGCCAGGCGCGTGCTCGGcttagccacatgcagtggctagacCAAGAGGTTTAGCGTTTAGCCTgcatcgaaacactgccgccgcggtcgggttcgacccgtGTACTACGGATCAGCAGCTGAGTGATGCATCCCCTGCCCTGAATTCTTCAAACCATCAAATCAATTGCATGCCTATAAAACCCAGCTGAAACAGTTCAGAGTATTCAGGTGATTTATAGAGACATTTGAAGTAAGACCGTTCGATGTTTGTTCTAGGAAAAATTGATTTCATATCATTCTTTCGAcccaccgcggtgactcagtggttagcgctctcggctactgatccggagttcccgggttcgaccccgaccgcggctgctgcgttgttatggaggcaaaacgctaaggcgccactgtgctgtgcgatgtcagtgcaccttaaagatcccgaggtggtcgacatttttccggagcactccactacggcacctcttcctttcttatttcattccctcctttatcccttcccttgcggcgcggttcacgtgtctgccgatatgtgagacagatgccgcgccatttcctttccccaaaaatcaatttttatttccattttttCGCTCTTTCGGATAGTGTCACTATTTCCACTAGGTGGttcactgatatcacacagtataCGGCCGCCAGGCatctcgcctccgtcgaaatgcgaccgtcgtggctgggatcgagcctgcgactttcaggtcagcagccgagcaccatagccattGAACCACCGCGGAGGCTCACCAAGTGACCCCCTATAATTGGCTTATGTTGATGTTGATAGCGGAAGCAAAGGATGCGCCTATCAAATATCAATTTAAAAAGGTATTGAACAATAAAAATGGCTTAAAATGAAGTTGAATATGAGCGCTGATTTAAAATTGACTTCTAAATatctttgatttatttatttatttatttatttatttatttatttatttatttattttaaaacattttattcgtcgGAAAGAGCTTAATgctaagaggtcgcgttaagtggtcgagagcatatagccctcgacgactttgtcagcccactccaccgccagaaCTTGCGTTCTGCGGACAGAGCTAGCCAGcacagcctcccaccgctcgagataAGGATCGGTATCTGGGTGACACGGAGGTGGCTCCATTTTGCAAGCCTATAGGATATGATCGTAGTTAGCTCGTTGGCCGCACTGTTTACAGTTCGTGTTGTATTGATtaggataaatgtgcgcgaggagtgatggggtgcgtatcgatctcgtctgtagacgacgtcACGTAACATCTTGTTCTTTAGTCAGGCTGAATTTTGACCGGAGGGGAAAcgttctcctctctagtttaaaattattggtgagatcatgatatgtgatcatggCGTcattcgtgaaattcagggagccagactcatccactgcctggtcgacgaatcctcgggcttTATtatgggctgcctcgttccccggattccccgaatgggctggggcCCATGTCATTTCGGAGAAATTTGATGACAATTTGGCGGCGTTAAGGATTTTAAGGGAGCTGTTTGTAACTCGACCTTTTGCGAAATTATAGACAGCCATTCTAGAGCAGCTGATAGTGCTCTCTTCGGTGTGGGCTAGGGCGAGGGCGCTATAGCTGCTTCGTCTGTCGTGTCAGTGGATTTGGTTTTGATTGTTGCCGAGGCGATGTGGACACCGTTTTCGATCACAGCCACAATTGCAAAGGCATTCCTGTTTTTGTATTCTGCCACATCTACACAAATTGTTCTGGCGCACTGCCCGTGTTTATTATGTAGGGCTTTGGCTCgcgcttgtcttctaccctcgtGGCGTATAGGGTGCATGTTGTTTTTGTGAAGGGGTTTGATTAATAGGGATGCCCTATAGTCGAGGGCAATCgccagcgaggggctggaagtggtaaaggaatacgtctacttagggcaggtagtgacagctgatcatcttgatttcgactaagatgtcattaacccgcgtttggtcccccacccactctgcccgattacggtctgttaacgttacacctatcattattctttccgtaactcgctgcgttgtccttaatttgacttgaacccttttcgttagcctccacgtttctgccccgcaggtgagtaccagtaaggtaCAGCTGCTGCATACTTTCCTCTTggggaatattggtaaactgccattcgtgaccTGAGACaaactgccatatgcgcttcaccccattcttattcttcgagttcggatcatgagagggaaataacactATCAAGCAAAACCGATAGGTGTAAGCGCTCAAGTCACAATGCGGGCCATTTTGCCATCCGCGCAGCACAGTGGAAGGCTACGGAGGGTGTCATATCCCTAAATCTCCTCTTAATCCTACCTGCCTTACTGAAGCTGCGCGCTGGGCGCCAAAATGGCCCCGTGACGTAACTCATGAATGGGCAAGCAGACAGCCGCGTCGCAGCCGTTTGCCTAGACAGCGGAGGAATGAATTTTCGCTGCTTGTTTGTTCGTTTAtttgtctgcctgtctgtctctctgtctgttcgttatttttgtttgtttgtttgtttgtttgtttgtttgtttgtttgtttgtttgtttgtttgtttgtttggcgCAGCTGACAGGCTATATCCTCCCTCCCCCAACCCATTCTACAGGCACATGCGGGTGCCCACGGGAGAGAAGCCCTATGCTTGCCCGAGATGCAAAAAAGTTCTCAAGTGCTCCAAACACAAGAGGCGCCACTTTGCCACGAAAAGGTGCATTGGAATGGCAGCCAGGACGGCGACTCGTCAAGCCCCTACCATCGTGCATTTGGAGGTCACCGCCACTGAGTGCGACTCTGaaaaagtggagggctccggaacgaAGTCCGGATACATAAAGCGCGTAGGAGATGCGACCCTAGAAATGCAGCCGCCAGAAACGATGTCTCCGCGAATCGAGTATCTTGGAATGCAGTCTCTCGAAATTGAATCCATTGAACTCGAGAGCGTGGAGTAACCGATATTAGGAGTGttagaaagtaagaaagaggtggcgcagtgcagggctccgtaataatttctaccacctggggatctttaacgtgcactgacatcgcacagcaatagggcgcctttttgcgtttcgcctccatcgaaacgctgccaccgcggtcaggttcgaacccggagaCTTTCgctcagtagccgatcgccctacccactgagcgaCCGCAGCGGGTTTACATAAGCTCCCTCTCAATGTCTAGCACAGAGCGCACTCAACCAGCTTCTATTTCCTATACACATGATGTCGGTCCGTACTGCATATCCAAACAACTCGGCAAGCATACGCCATATGCTTAAAGGGCTAACACCGCCTCAACAGCACAACCCTCCCGCGGTCAGCTTCAATGATTTTCAAAGAAACAACCCGCCTCTTTTAAAGCGTTACTGATAGTTATTAGTTTTGTTATGCATCATGTGTTTACACGAGGTATTCAGAAATCTGCATTCGGAAGAGTTGGGGACTAAACGTATTGAGTAATACCTTACCAATCTGCGATTAACTGATGAATTGCCATATGAAGTGACTCAGGATACGAAATTTTAGTTTAATGTCCTTACATATTTTTTTAGTTGCAAAAACAAACGTTTGTAAAATTTATTTGCATATCTACCCTCTTAAACTGCGCACTCCATCATTCGAATGGAAGGTAtcctttgacccgccgcggtggctcagtggttagagcgctcggctactgagccggggtacccgggttcgaagcagaccgcggcggctgcatttcgatgtaGCCGAAAAGCAAAAggtgcccgtatgctgtgcgatatgtcagtgcatgttaaagattcccaaatggtcgaaattatttctgagCCCTGGATCCACccacggcatctcttccttcttttcttcttttactcccaccttcttcctttcccttaagccgcggttcgggtgtagtCCGAGGTATGTGAGAGAGTTATTcctccatttccttccctcaaaaccaattattattagtattattttcATTCAGGTAACGACCTGCCTTAAGTAAAAGTGAAAATGAAGAAGGGGTAGGGGGAGGTGGtttcctggccttacggggctgggatctaggggctTTTACTCACGTGGCGAGGGCTCCTTCTCACTGGGGATATCTGTTGCTAAACTGTCGTCGTCGTTTCGAATGACGCGGTTGtagcgacgcgcgtcctttcaatctttcctctcatatcTCTCTTAACTCCCCTActgcctgcacgtggcagcgattgtggctcagctcgagccagtcagcaggcccgtgcactttccttttaatTCTTACAGCAGTCGCAAATTCTACAACAAAATGTAGAAATTAGTTTCCCgcggaaagaaaatgacgcagtactgtctcacatatgtcggtggacacccgaaccgtgccgcaaGGATTAGTTCtcttgacagaaaaagaaaatcgTCCATTGTTCACGCACGTGACGGCGGTGCTGTAAAAGACGCCATGTTTGGTAGCAGCGATGGCTACTCCCATTCATATATATGCAAGCGACACGGTAACGACTTCACAAGGCACGAAAAAggagaccgcggcggctgcctttcaaGATCAAGATTCGATGGTGCTGGTCGAGGTCCCTCCGCCGAAGGCAGCGCCTCCCCCAGTATCCGTCTCGCCAGAGGAGAAGCAAGACGGCGTCTCCGAAAGGACTTCGTGCTGCCTGAAGGTGATGAGACGATGTGTCGAGGCTCAAGCATCCCTAGGAACCGCGACGCAACAGCACCTGTCAGCGGCGTAGCATTGTACCAGCTGGTGCCAGGAAGTCAACAAGAACAGGCTTCAAACGCCCGGACGTTTGGTGGCCTCCTACTGGCGTACACGGTGAGCTTAGTACCTGCACCGACTATGTAAGGTATAATGTGCGCATCTACCGCTGCGACCGCAGTGAGACCTCCAGACGATCTCCCGGCATCGTTTCCGACTTTGGGGGATTCGACTCTGCTATCAGCGACTCGCGGCCTGCATCAACATAATTTGAGCGCAGGGCTTGCAAAGACGGGACTCCGGTGTGATCACATTTTGCTGCCTTTTCCCCTTTTGGCATGCCGGCTTTGGATGTGCCTGATTTTAGAATTAATAGTTTAAGCTCATCGAAATTCTGACACGTTGATTAAAATGTCCTCTAAGCGAATTTTGGACCTTCATTCCTGTGTCAGTACATATTACTTGAATAGGCATGTAATAGTGTACCATACTGTATAGCGTACAATCCAAGGGTACAGTCGTCCAGATATTTTATTAGATTGCCTGAACGGCACGCTCTGTAGTGCATTTATGGTAAGCGCTCCTGTATGCCGGGCCGGATACATGCCGTCAAAAACATGAAAAGTTGAACAGTCTAAATTGGAATGCTCATGCACAATAAGGCCAGGTTTCGAGCCCTAGGCCACTGGTAAATGACGCAAATCTACTCCCCGTGGAAGAGACATCCTAATTACATTATAACGACACTGTCGACATTAAGTTGACGTGCCATTATAACTGATTTCTGACTATGTTTCTGCGTCGGAGCGAACATGCGAATGGTGGCGGCGACAAGTGTCGAGGTCATGCAAAGTTTTACAAAAAGCGCTCCATAATCACagcttcgtcgttttaattcactatgaTTTTTATGCCACCGTGGCCCAGGAGCCCGAGTGGCCACAAACGAACAGGAAGTTCATGTATCGCAATCTATGTATGCCTCGACGAGTTCTACTCGTCTTCTACATGTAGCGAACGTTCGTCTGGTCAAAACGAAACCGAAAGCATATTAGAAGAAAAGTTTCTCTActggcttacaaaaaaaaaacgcccaacAGAAAAATTATTGCCTAAACCGAGAAAAAGAGAGGTACCTGACTGACTCTTCGCATTGTTTGTGTGGTCCTAGTGTGGTCGCAGTGCCAGACGAAGTAGGCGGACTgtagataggataggataggaaaacttttaaatgGTCCATCAGAAAAAGGGTAGCctgagggctacccgcctagacgacggccgaaaggtttTGACTTTCGGCGgccggcttcggccagtcggacgagttgtagatgagtcgccgggtcggagctcagttgtaaggtctcccattggtcTTTCGTCTTTACACCTCGTCCCTCCGGAggggcatgaggacattcccatagtatgtggtccgaGGTAGCGCTAAGGTCTCAGTTTGCGCATTTCTCTGAAAATTTCCCTGGGTACATAAGAGTCCAGGggggccgggtttggaaaggtGTATGTTTACAACCGGCGCAGCTGATGGCTTGGTATCTTGTCAAGGATCtgtccgctggaggaagtctagctcgttgcaaacggtAGTGCGTGTAATTTCTCTGCATGCCACCATGCGATTCCTGCCTGTGAAGACcgcctcgctcgggtccgcccggaaggaAAAGCCTTGGGCAAACTCGTGGGCCATCTCATTACCAGGCAAGGATGcctgtgctggtgtccagactagtgTAACTGTAGAGTGTTCGTAAGCCACCGACACACGTCCCATGCATCCCACGTTTCAACCTGTCGCCGCAACATATGCTTCCCTGGCAGCGTTCTATGCACGGGGACGCCTGAACCGGCGTCGGTAAGGGTCGCACTCTGCTCCAATAACCTTCCCTTGCACGAGCTCGAGCAGCACGAGAAAAGGTATGCAGACTGAAGCCTACCAATGCACGAAGTGAAGATTGCAGGCATTGGCAACAATCTGGTCTTCTTTGATATGCGTGGTGACTTCGCTGGGACTTATTCGCTCAGTGGCCGCAGTAGTTCAACGCAGATGACTCGTTTTAGAGACCAATGTACTGTCTGCGTCAACTGAAAACGCAAACACGATAACTGAAACGGGAACGGGAAAGCGATATTTTAATTGATGAAGGTCAAATACCACCGCACTTCATTATCACTTCGATGACGCCAAGACCACCGCGGGAAGTGTTCATGGATCCCACCTAATGACTCTCCAGCGGCAATATTTTtcgtattttttaaatatttgcgtTACAGTTATTCTTTTCGCGCTTCGTTTGACGCTGCAAGGACATTTCTTCACATTATTTAACCAGCGACACATGTCAGCAGAAGTGCACTTTAGAAAGGGCAAGGAATGATTCTACCTAGCAGCAACCTAGCACTGACTGCCGGCAAACATGTATCTATTCGCAGCCAGTATTGGCAATATAGAAATGATTGCTTTAACCATAGGATTGAATAGGATGTGCCAAGGTGAAAGAGGTGCTTTACAAACAGCACAAGCAAAACGAAAGATTGCTATTTCTGATGTCCGCGTCTGTGGAACATACCACCAAGTATTCATGCGCCTGTACCCGAAAAATTTACAGCACA includes these proteins:
- the LOC144100178 gene encoding uncharacterized protein LOC144100178 yields the protein MSMETTATGCQEQDPVVLDVVPPPKAAGNRAASPEKKRHMRVPTGEKPYACPRCKKVLKCSKHKRRHFATKRCIGMAARTATRQAPTIVHLEVTATECDSEKVEGSGTKSGYIKRVGDATLEMQPPETMSPRIEYLGMQSLEIESIELESVE